From the genome of Niabella agricola, one region includes:
- a CDS encoding transposase: MVRTRSKIVQDIRLTSAIVLLTELGAITRFKNIDHLCSHCGLTPITHNSGATERIGGISRR, translated from the coding sequence ATGGTCAGAACCCGATCCAAAATTGTCCAGGATATAAGGTTAACTTCGGCAATCGTATTATTAACAGAGTTGGGAGCTATAACACGTTTTAAGAACATTGATCATTTATGCAGCCATTGCGGATTAACGCCCATTACTCATAATAGCGGAGCAACGGAAAGAATCGGAGGTATAAGCAGAAGATGA
- a CDS encoding family 16 glycoside hydrolase, which produces MKKFTILTFIVLLLAGMASAQQKADVRTTETKVADLLMKLPPQNTAALDAAMQELVSIGEPGYRKIIAYVQPPGKRTDEAARYAISGLTKYLGKGSDRAAKRTAALALTNGIKAAKSDEVKDFLLQELQYVAGDEVVPVVKGYLLNKRLSDPAARVLVRVNTTSAANALLYALTGAKGSQQITLIKALGDMRYAPAAKKLQQLYPAAQDVNTQKVLLYSLATIGDPQSAATLKAAAQKVNYKAEASNAVNSYLRYLNKTAEGTGKATAEKTARELLTMQALPAQFKNAVLALLYKTAGENARPELLAALSSSDKQYRAAAVGLLEQSYDAQTAAQIQDAVKKAGDPGQQADLLYVFGAHKDQSALPLLTSLLGSNNQQVQLAAITAIARAGEEKAIAPLLNLIKTGDATVAGAAKNALLTIKGADVASQAAALMPQTSGTARTALMDIVARRGGEKYAGAVFADAANSDAAVRLAAIKALPYVAAPGDESKIAGLLNQASNDEETDALQQSLFAALKEKKTKAEQVAAVKELMSGAGARKTHYYSVLGDIGGKEALEVVLSDFNNGNQEQKAAALKALASWSDFTALDALYAIAKDPANAGFKNDALNSFIAGINRSKNPVDQKVLMFRKAMDLASGNAQKTNILKGISANSSLLSLVFVSKYLDDAALQQAAVQAVMAIVTDHTDLYGPLVEGIVNKAISLNKDGEATYQKAAWVKQLAGLPKEPGYVSMFNGKDLSGWKGLVGNPLTRAKMTPQQLAEAQQKADAQMRKDWRVENGVLVFDGKGFDNLVSDKMYEDFELFVDWRMEAKGDGGVYLRGSPQVQTWDPSRTDVGAQVGSGGLYNNQKNRSTPLVFADNPINEWNTFRIKMAGNKVTVYLNGQLVTNNTILENYWDRSIPIFSKEAIELQAHGTRLEFRDVYVREIPRPQPYVLSAQEKKEGFVPMFNGVDMNGWTGNTEGYFAQDGAIVCDPTIAVPEGANRNVYTEKEYSDFVMRFEFQLTPGANNGLGIRAPLTGDAAYEGMELQILDNEAPIYKELQPYQYHGSVYGIIPALRGYLKPVGEWNYQEVRAVGNHITVILNGKTIVDGDIAKASKNNTDTPDHKKHPGLLNKAGHIGFLGHGSYVKFRNLRIKDLGKK; this is translated from the coding sequence ATGAAAAAATTTACAATACTAACTTTTATAGTTCTATTACTGGCGGGCATGGCTTCCGCGCAGCAAAAAGCAGATGTACGAACCACCGAAACAAAAGTGGCGGATCTTTTAATGAAATTGCCGCCGCAAAATACAGCGGCGCTGGACGCCGCCATGCAGGAACTGGTAAGCATCGGGGAACCGGGATACCGGAAAATTATTGCATATGTGCAGCCGCCCGGCAAACGGACCGATGAAGCAGCCCGTTATGCCATCAGCGGATTGACAAAATACCTTGGCAAAGGATCCGATCGTGCCGCAAAACGTACAGCCGCTCTGGCACTTACAAACGGAATCAAAGCCGCCAAAAGCGATGAGGTAAAGGATTTCCTTTTACAGGAACTGCAATATGTTGCTGGAGATGAAGTGGTGCCTGTTGTAAAAGGGTACCTGCTGAATAAACGGCTTAGCGATCCTGCTGCACGGGTGCTGGTGCGGGTAAACACGACGAGCGCGGCCAACGCCTTATTATATGCATTAACCGGTGCAAAAGGCAGTCAGCAGATCACATTGATCAAGGCACTGGGTGATATGAGGTATGCTCCTGCTGCAAAAAAACTGCAACAGCTGTACCCCGCCGCGCAGGATGTAAATACACAAAAGGTATTGTTGTATTCCCTGGCCACGATAGGCGATCCCCAGTCCGCTGCCACCCTGAAAGCCGCTGCTCAAAAAGTGAACTATAAAGCAGAGGCATCCAATGCCGTTAACTCCTATCTGCGTTATCTTAATAAGACTGCAGAAGGCACCGGCAAAGCTACTGCTGAAAAAACGGCCCGTGAATTATTGACCATGCAGGCACTGCCGGCCCAGTTCAAAAATGCGGTCCTGGCCCTGCTTTATAAAACAGCCGGTGAAAACGCCCGCCCGGAGCTGCTTGCAGCGCTTTCATCGTCTGATAAACAATATCGCGCAGCCGCTGTAGGTCTGCTGGAACAATCCTATGACGCGCAAACAGCTGCCCAGATACAGGATGCGGTTAAAAAAGCCGGCGATCCTGGTCAGCAGGCAGACCTCCTCTATGTATTTGGCGCACATAAAGACCAGTCGGCATTGCCATTACTTACCAGCCTGCTGGGCTCCAATAATCAACAGGTACAGCTGGCGGCCATTACAGCCATTGCGCGTGCGGGTGAGGAAAAAGCCATTGCCCCGCTGCTGAATCTTATCAAAACCGGCGATGCGACCGTTGCCGGTGCGGCAAAAAATGCGTTACTGACCATCAAAGGTGCCGATGTCGCCAGCCAGGCCGCCGCCCTGATGCCGCAAACTTCCGGTACCGCACGCACGGCCCTGATGGATATTGTGGCGCGTCGCGGTGGTGAAAAATATGCCGGAGCTGTTTTTGCAGATGCCGCTAATAGTGATGCTGCAGTACGGCTTGCCGCCATAAAGGCCCTGCCTTATGTAGCAGCCCCCGGAGATGAATCAAAGATTGCCGGACTGCTGAACCAAGCATCCAATGACGAAGAAACCGATGCCCTGCAACAGTCTTTATTTGCTGCCCTTAAAGAAAAGAAAACAAAGGCAGAACAGGTAGCAGCCGTAAAAGAACTGATGAGCGGTGCCGGTGCCCGTAAAACCCATTACTATTCCGTGCTGGGTGATATCGGCGGCAAAGAAGCACTGGAAGTGGTGTTGAGCGACTTTAATAACGGCAACCAGGAACAGAAAGCTGCTGCATTAAAGGCCCTTGCTTCCTGGAGCGATTTTACGGCGCTGGACGCACTTTATGCCATCGCAAAAGATCCGGCGAATGCTGGTTTTAAAAACGATGCGCTTAACAGTTTCATTGCCGGCATCAACCGTTCAAAAAACCCGGTAGATCAGAAAGTACTAATGTTCCGCAAGGCCATGGACCTGGCTTCCGGCAATGCTCAAAAAACAAATATTCTCAAAGGAATTTCCGCCAACAGTTCATTATTATCCCTCGTGTTTGTATCAAAGTACCTGGATGATGCGGCATTGCAGCAGGCTGCTGTACAGGCGGTAATGGCAATTGTTACGGATCATACCGATCTGTACGGACCATTGGTGGAAGGCATTGTAAACAAGGCGATCTCCCTGAATAAGGATGGCGAAGCGACGTATCAGAAAGCGGCATGGGTAAAACAACTGGCCGGGCTTCCGAAAGAGCCGGGCTATGTATCTATGTTTAACGGTAAAGATCTCTCCGGCTGGAAAGGCCTGGTGGGCAATCCGCTCACAAGAGCAAAGATGACACCTCAGCAACTGGCAGAGGCACAGCAAAAAGCCGATGCACAAATGCGTAAAGACTGGCGGGTGGAAAACGGGGTACTCGTATTTGACGGCAAAGGGTTCGACAACCTGGTTTCAGATAAAATGTATGAAGACTTCGAACTGTTTGTAGATTGGCGCATGGAAGCAAAAGGCGATGGTGGTGTATATTTAAGAGGATCGCCACAGGTGCAAACCTGGGATCCCTCACGCACTGATGTAGGTGCACAGGTAGGCTCGGGAGGACTGTACAACAACCAGAAAAACCGGAGCACTCCGCTGGTTTTTGCCGACAACCCGATCAATGAATGGAATACTTTCCGCATTAAAATGGCAGGCAATAAAGTAACCGTTTACCTGAACGGCCAGCTGGTTACCAATAATACCATACTGGAAAACTACTGGGATCGCAGTATTCCCATATTCAGCAAAGAGGCCATTGAACTGCAGGCCCATGGGACCCGGCTTGAATTCCGCGATGTATATGTGCGTGAAATTCCCCGTCCCCAACCCTATGTGCTGAGCGCACAGGAAAAAAAGGAAGGTTTTGTGCCCATGTTTAACGGGGTAGATATGAATGGCTGGACCGGTAATACCGAAGGCTATTTTGCCCAGGACGGTGCCATTGTCTGCGACCCCACCATTGCCGTTCCTGAAGGAGCGAATCGCAATGTGTATACAGAAAAAGAATACAGTGATTTCGTGATGCGTTTTGAATTCCAGTTAACACCGGGCGCCAACAACGGGTTGGGCATCCGTGCTCCGTTAACCGGCGATGCCGCTTATGAGGGAATGGAATTACAGATCCTGGATAATGAAGCACCTATTTATAAAGAGCTGCAGCCTTACCAGTACCATGGTTCCGTTTACGGAATCATCCCCGCTTTAAGAGGCTATCTCAAACCGGTAGGTGAATGGAACTACCAGGAAGTAAGAGCCGTAGGCAACCATATTACGGTAATCCTGAATGGCAAGACCATCGTTGATGGTGATATTGCCAAGGCCAGTAAAAACAATACCGATACGCCGGATCATAAGAAGCACCCGGGATTGCTGAATAAGGCCGGACATATCGGGTTCCTGGGTCATGGTTCCTATGTTAAATTCCGGAACCTGCGGATTAAGGACCTGGGTAAGAAATAA
- the amaB gene encoding L-piperidine-6-carboxylate dehydrogenase, with protein MDFLKTLGIEKSNPGTSTGRAWLGPLSDDIASYSPVDGLLIGSTAATPEGTYNEVVAKAQLAFKEWRSWPAPRRGEVVRQVGDALRTSKDALGRLVSYEMGKSLQEGWGEVQEMIDICDFAVGLSRQLYGLTMHSERPGHRMYEQYHPLGVVGIISAFNFPVAVWSWNAMLAWVCGNTCIWKPSEKTPLCAIACQQIIAKVFEVNNVPEGVCNLISGERAAGEWLAGDTRVALVSATGSTRMGRSVAATVAGRLGRSLLELGGNNAIIISKDADLNIAITGALFGAVGTAGQRCTTTRRLIIHTSVYETVKEKLKQAYGQLRIGDPLDPANHVGPLIDQAAVQAYLQAIERCRQEGGQFLVEGGVLEGNGYSSGCYVKPCVAEVESGFSIVKEETFAPILYLLKYDGLEEAIALQNAVPQGLSSAIMTLNLREAEQFLSAAGSDCGIANVNIGTSGAEIGGAFGGEKETGGGRESGSDAWKNYMRRQTNTINYSTALPLAQGIRFDLN; from the coding sequence ATGGATTTTTTAAAAACACTGGGCATTGAAAAAAGCAACCCGGGCACCAGCACGGGCCGTGCATGGCTGGGGCCGCTCTCCGACGATATCGCCTCTTACTCTCCCGTAGATGGTCTGCTTATCGGTTCTACAGCCGCCACCCCGGAGGGTACCTATAACGAAGTTGTTGCAAAGGCACAGCTGGCCTTTAAAGAATGGCGTAGCTGGCCGGCACCCAGGCGGGGCGAAGTAGTACGGCAGGTCGGCGATGCCCTGCGGACATCCAAAGATGCGCTTGGCAGACTGGTATCCTATGAAATGGGAAAAAGCCTGCAGGAAGGCTGGGGCGAGGTACAGGAAATGATCGATATCTGCGATTTTGCGGTGGGGCTCAGCCGGCAGCTTTATGGGCTCACTATGCACAGCGAACGCCCCGGTCACCGCATGTATGAGCAATACCATCCCCTGGGAGTTGTGGGTATTATTTCTGCATTCAATTTCCCCGTTGCCGTTTGGAGCTGGAACGCCATGCTGGCCTGGGTTTGTGGCAATACCTGTATATGGAAGCCGTCGGAAAAAACCCCGCTCTGCGCCATCGCCTGCCAACAAATTATTGCTAAAGTATTCGAAGTCAACAATGTACCAGAGGGAGTCTGCAATTTAATTTCCGGGGAAAGAGCCGCAGGCGAATGGCTGGCCGGAGATACCCGGGTGGCCCTTGTTTCCGCAACCGGCTCTACCCGTATGGGCAGGTCCGTGGCAGCAACGGTAGCCGGGCGCCTGGGGCGCTCCCTGCTCGAACTCGGCGGCAACAATGCCATCATCATCTCGAAGGACGCTGACCTCAATATCGCTATAACGGGGGCCTTGTTTGGTGCAGTTGGTACTGCCGGGCAGCGCTGCACCACTACCCGCCGCCTGATTATTCATACTTCCGTTTATGAAACCGTAAAGGAGAAATTAAAGCAGGCTTATGGCCAGCTTAGGATTGGGGACCCGCTGGATCCCGCCAACCACGTGGGGCCGCTCATCGACCAGGCTGCCGTACAAGCTTATCTGCAGGCCATAGAAAGGTGCCGGCAGGAAGGAGGACAGTTTCTGGTGGAAGGCGGGGTTCTGGAGGGAAACGGCTACAGCAGCGGCTGCTATGTAAAACCCTGTGTAGCAGAGGTTGAATCTGGCTTTTCTATAGTAAAAGAAGAGACCTTTGCGCCCATTTTGTACCTGTTAAAATATGACGGTCTGGAGGAAGCAATTGCACTTCAGAATGCCGTTCCGCAAGGACTTTCATCCGCTATCATGACCTTAAACCTAAGGGAAGCCGAACAATTTCTTTCTGCCGCGGGAAGCGATTGTGGCATCGCCAATGTAAATATCGGCACTTCCGGTGCCGAGATCGGCGGGGCTTTTGGTGGCGAAAAAGAAACCGGAGGCGGAAGAGAAAGCGGCAGCGATGCCTGGAAAAATTACATGCGGCGGCAAACCAATACCATTAACTACAGTACTGCCCTGCCACTGGCCCAGGGCATCCGGTTTGACCTTAACTGA
- the lepB gene encoding signal peptidase I, which yields MPLHHLIVVYLISILLVFLPSFGLAPLFKKAGQASWKAYIPFYNTWVMQEITGRPKHWVFWQFIPVVGWFITPGIFIEFAKVFCRFSFADHFFAALFAPFYFPWLARNKDARFIKAEGVKHHQKPAWREWVDAAIFAVVAATLIRIFIFEAYVIPSSSMEKTLLINDYLFVSKFSYGPRIPNTPLSVPFVHNYLPGSSAKSYTTLIQLPYIRWFASPVKRNDCVVFNFPEGDTVINKEGYQSFQPYYSLVRAYGRDQVLNNPEFQPLAVHPVDKTDNYIKRCIGVAGDSLKIVDGIVYINNEPGYVPPTSATFYSFRTKNNAPIDADFLRESGIRLNMEGSGPDFGMMSGGNYSINLTLPELDILRKLSVIDPNSIVKDIFPANYTEQGTFPFDTVHFKWNRDNFGTIWIPKKGATITLTPENIALYRRAIQVYEKNNLVENPNGSFVINGVATNKYTFKMDYYWMMGDNRHKSQDSRYWGFVPEDHVVGKAAMIWFSYENGPRWKRFFKIIK from the coding sequence ATGCCACTGCACCATTTAATTGTTGTCTATCTGATCAGTATCCTCCTGGTATTTCTTCCTTCATTCGGCCTGGCTCCTTTGTTTAAAAAAGCAGGACAGGCATCCTGGAAAGCCTATATTCCCTTTTATAACACCTGGGTGATGCAGGAAATTACGGGGCGGCCGAAACATTGGGTGTTCTGGCAGTTCATCCCGGTAGTGGGATGGTTCATCACCCCGGGTATCTTCATCGAATTTGCAAAAGTATTTTGCCGGTTCTCGTTCGCCGATCATTTTTTTGCGGCTTTATTTGCTCCTTTTTATTTTCCCTGGCTCGCGCGTAATAAGGACGCCCGTTTTATTAAGGCCGAAGGTGTGAAGCACCACCAGAAACCGGCCTGGAGAGAATGGGTGGATGCGGCCATCTTTGCCGTTGTTGCCGCTACCCTTATCCGGATCTTTATCTTTGAGGCCTATGTAATTCCTTCCAGCTCCATGGAGAAAACACTGCTGATTAACGATTATCTTTTTGTAAGTAAATTCAGCTACGGACCGCGGATCCCCAATACTCCGCTCTCCGTGCCGTTTGTACATAACTACCTGCCGGGAAGCAGCGCCAAATCGTATACTACGTTAATCCAGTTACCCTATATCCGCTGGTTTGCGTCGCCGGTAAAAAGGAACGACTGCGTGGTATTTAATTTTCCCGAAGGAGATACCGTCATCAATAAAGAAGGATACCAGTCTTTTCAGCCTTATTATTCACTGGTGCGGGCCTATGGGCGCGACCAGGTACTGAACAATCCTGAATTTCAGCCCCTGGCCGTGCACCCGGTTGATAAAACCGATAACTATATTAAACGCTGTATCGGAGTTGCCGGCGATTCGCTGAAGATCGTGGATGGTATTGTGTACATCAATAACGAACCGGGCTATGTGCCCCCCACCTCTGCCACTTTCTATTCCTTCCGGACCAAGAATAATGCGCCTATTGATGCCGATTTTCTGCGTGAGTCCGGCATCCGGCTGAATATGGAAGGCTCCGGCCCGGATTTTGGCATGATGAGCGGGGGCAACTACAGCATCAATCTTACCCTTCCGGAACTGGATATTCTGAGAAAACTTTCCGTGATAGACCCCAATAGTATTGTTAAAGATATTTTCCCTGCCAACTATACGGAGCAAGGTACATTTCCCTTTGACACCGTGCATTTCAAATGGAACCGGGATAATTTCGGAACCATCTGGATCCCCAAAAAGGGCGCGACGATTACCCTTACACCGGAAAATATTGCTCTATACCGCAGGGCCATACAGGTATATGAAAAAAACAACCTGGTTGAAAATCCCAATGGCAGTTTTGTAATAAACGGCGTGGCCACCAACAAATACACGTTTAAAATGGACTATTACTGGATGATGGGCGATAACCGACATAAATCGCAGGACAGCCGCTACTGGGGCTTTGTGCCCGAAGATCATGTGGTAGGAAAGGCGGCCATGATCTGGTTCAGTTATGAGAACGGCCCCCGTTGGAAACGGTTCTTTAAGATCATTAAGTAA
- a CDS encoding GNAT family N-acetyltransferase yields MKQITIERAAPGDVPRLQRIGRETFAETFAASNTEENMRKYLEEGFSAAKLTGELENSHCEFYFALLDQQVIGYLKLNTGSAQTEIKDNKSLEIERIYVLQAFLGKKVGQLLYDKALQVAKDKGLEYLWLGVWEENRRAIRFYEKNGFVAFDKHIFRLGNEEQTDIMMKKMLSGNLKM; encoded by the coding sequence ATGAAACAAATAACAATCGAAAGAGCAGCTCCCGGCGACGTGCCCCGGCTGCAACGGATCGGCCGGGAAACATTTGCTGAAACATTTGCCGCATCGAATACAGAAGAAAACATGCGGAAATACCTGGAAGAAGGATTTTCAGCAGCAAAACTTACCGGCGAACTGGAAAACAGCCACTGCGAATTTTATTTTGCCCTGCTGGATCAACAGGTGATTGGCTATTTAAAATTAAATACCGGCAGCGCTCAAACCGAAATAAAAGATAACAAATCGCTTGAAATCGAACGGATCTATGTGCTCCAGGCTTTCCTTGGTAAAAAAGTAGGTCAGCTGCTTTATGACAAAGCCCTCCAGGTGGCCAAAGATAAAGGCCTGGAATACCTTTGGCTGGGGGTTTGGGAGGAGAACCGGCGCGCCATCCGCTTTTATGAGAAGAACGGATTTGTGGCCTTCGATAAACATATTTTCAGGCTGGGGAACGAAGAGCAGACGGATATTATGATGAAGAAGATGTTGTCTGGTAATTTGAAAATGTGA
- a CDS encoding Gfo/Idh/MocA family oxidoreductase: protein MSEKRIRILVAGCGNMGSSHAAAYHQMDAFEICGLVSRGHSNRELNEKLGGHYPLYSDYYEALAETKPDAVCIATYQDTHEAYAIKALEAGAHVFIEKPLADSVAGAERVVDAAKKYQRKLVIGYILRHHPSWKKFIELASGLGRPLVMRMNLNQQSSGHAWQVHKKFLSNMSPIVDCGVHYIDVMCQMVRSKPVQVTAIGARLSDSVPEDNYNYGQLQLRFEDGSVGWYEAGWGPMISETAFFVKDVIGPKGSVSIVAKNAGGAGASSNIDAHTKTESILWHHADIDADDRFTKKDEWIDMQDEPDHQELCNRQQRYFYDAIVKDADLTDHMNDAVNSLRIAFACDESVKTGQAVLL, encoded by the coding sequence ATGAGTGAAAAACGTATACGGATATTAGTGGCGGGCTGCGGAAATATGGGCAGTTCGCATGCAGCCGCCTACCACCAGATGGATGCATTTGAGATCTGCGGACTGGTATCCCGGGGCCATAGCAACCGGGAACTGAATGAAAAGCTGGGAGGGCATTATCCGCTTTATTCCGATTACTATGAAGCGCTTGCAGAAACAAAGCCAGACGCGGTCTGTATTGCCACTTATCAGGATACCCATGAAGCATACGCCATCAAAGCCCTGGAAGCGGGCGCCCATGTATTCATCGAAAAGCCGCTGGCCGATTCCGTTGCCGGCGCCGAACGGGTGGTAGATGCGGCCAAAAAATACCAGCGGAAACTGGTGATCGGTTACATCCTGCGGCATCATCCTTCCTGGAAAAAATTTATTGAACTGGCCTCAGGTTTGGGCCGGCCGCTGGTGATGCGGATGAACCTGAACCAGCAAAGCAGCGGGCATGCCTGGCAGGTGCATAAGAAATTCCTTTCCAACATGAGCCCCATCGTAGATTGTGGCGTGCATTATATTGATGTGATGTGCCAGATGGTCCGCTCCAAACCGGTGCAGGTAACCGCCATTGGCGCGCGTCTTTCCGATTCCGTTCCGGAAGATAATTATAACTACGGCCAGCTGCAGCTCCGTTTTGAAGATGGCTCCGTAGGCTGGTATGAAGCAGGATGGGGGCCCATGATCAGCGAAACGGCTTTTTTTGTGAAGGATGTAATCGGGCCGAAGGGTTCGGTTTCGATTGTTGCAAAAAATGCAGGCGGAGCGGGGGCTTCTTCCAATATTGATGCGCATACCAAAACAGAATCGATCTTATGGCATCACGCCGATATTGATGCCGACGACCGGTTTACAAAAAAGGATGAATGGATCGATATGCAGGATGAGCCCGATCACCAGGAATTGTGCAACCGGCAGCAACGGTATTTTTATGATGCAATCGTTAAAGATGCAGATCTTACCGACCATATGAACGATGCGGTAAACAGTTTGCGGATCGCATTTGCATGCGATGAATCGGTAAAAACCGGGCAGGCAGTGTTGCTTTAA
- a CDS encoding S8 family peptidase has translation MMKLLKKAGLALLGSSLLMTGYAQSDVPKGWHLKDLKTDGYYGISLDKAYDFLKSKHKKSTPVVAGIIDSGIDTTHEDLRSVLWINKGEIAGNGIDDDKNGYIDDVHGWNFIGSRDGKANVTKDSYEAARVYWGLKNKYDGKTADQVPAAEQEAYKTWVRAKNDVFKPDESGSDDLFLERALKMMKIGDEIIRIDLKKEKYTVKDLSGYRATTVNANQFKAFLTAFSKDNNSDDLTNKDLIEVVERDVEKMNNKKQAPEAYRDEVVKDNYNDIKDRFYGNNNLTVDEESAMHGTHVAGIVGAARMNNLGMDGVADNVQIMAVRAVPNGDEHDKDIALAIRYAVDNGARVINMSFGKGFSPEKKWVDDAVRYAVDKGVLLIHAAGNDKQNNDTTFNFPSAYYLDKSRPSTWITVGASGPDAKSGLVANFSNYGKKEVDVFAPGVQIYSTLPGGNTYGNQQGTSMAAPVVTGLAALIMSYYPDLTALQVKEIIEKSVVKPAEKVTNPETGTVVSLADLSTTGGIVNAYEAVKLADTYQKGGTSQKPAVKKRK, from the coding sequence ATGATGAAATTGTTGAAAAAAGCCGGATTGGCCCTGTTGGGTAGTTCATTGCTGATGACAGGTTATGCCCAATCCGATGTTCCGAAAGGATGGCATCTCAAAGATCTGAAAACAGACGGCTATTACGGCATCAGCCTGGACAAGGCCTATGATTTCCTGAAATCAAAGCACAAAAAAAGCACACCCGTGGTTGCCGGTATCATAGATTCCGGCATCGACACCACCCATGAGGATCTTCGCTCCGTTTTGTGGATCAATAAAGGCGAAATTGCCGGCAATGGGATTGACGATGATAAAAACGGTTATATTGATGATGTACATGGCTGGAATTTTATTGGCAGCCGCGACGGGAAAGCAAATGTGACTAAAGATTCCTATGAAGCCGCAAGGGTTTACTGGGGATTAAAGAACAAATACGATGGCAAGACGGCCGACCAGGTTCCCGCCGCCGAACAGGAAGCTTACAAAACCTGGGTGCGCGCCAAGAACGATGTTTTTAAACCCGATGAGAGCGGCTCGGATGACCTGTTCCTGGAAAGAGCGCTCAAAATGATGAAGATCGGCGATGAGATCATCCGCATCGATCTGAAAAAAGAAAAATATACGGTAAAAGACCTATCGGGCTACCGGGCCACCACCGTTAATGCCAACCAGTTTAAAGCCTTCCTGACCGCTTTTAGCAAGGATAATAACAGCGACGATCTGACTAACAAAGACCTGATTGAAGTAGTGGAGCGGGACGTGGAAAAAATGAACAACAAAAAGCAGGCACCTGAAGCCTATCGCGATGAGGTGGTAAAAGACAACTATAACGATATCAAAGACCGGTTCTATGGTAATAACAATCTTACCGTAGATGAGGAATCGGCCATGCACGGCACTCATGTTGCCGGCATCGTAGGCGCGGCAAGGATGAATAACCTGGGAATGGACGGTGTGGCCGATAACGTACAGATCATGGCGGTACGGGCCGTACCCAATGGTGATGAGCATGACAAAGACATAGCCCTGGCCATCCGTTACGCTGTTGACAATGGCGCCCGCGTCATCAACATGAGTTTTGGGAAAGGCTTCTCCCCCGAAAAAAAATGGGTGGATGATGCGGTCAGATATGCCGTTGATAAAGGCGTGCTGCTGATCCATGCTGCAGGGAACGACAAGCAGAATAATGATACCACCTTCAACTTCCCCTCAGCTTATTACCTGGATAAAAGCAGGCCCTCCACCTGGATTACGGTGGGTGCCAGCGGGCCGGATGCCAAAAGCGGCCTGGTGGCTAATTTCTCCAATTACGGAAAAAAAGAAGTAGACGTTTTTGCGCCCGGTGTACAGATCTACTCCACCCTGCCGGGCGGCAATACGTATGGCAATCAGCAGGGCACCAGTATGGCGGCCCCGGTAGTTACCGGCCTGGCGGCGCTGATCATGAGCTATTACCCGGACCTTACGGCCCTGCAGGTAAAAGAGATCATTGAAAAATCTGTAGTAAAACCTGCCGAGAAAGTTACCAATCCCGAAACCGGCACAGTGGTTTCCCTCGCCGATCTTTCTACAACCGGCGGTATCGTAAACGCCTACGAGGCGGTTAAGCTCGCCGACACTTATCAAAAGGGAGGTACATCCCAAAAGCCGGCAGTTAAGAAGCGCAAATAA